The Theobroma cacao cultivar B97-61/B2 chromosome 1, Criollo_cocoa_genome_V2, whole genome shotgun sequence genome contains the following window.
TGACACCATCACAGGAAGGATAACCAAAATCATTCCAGTCCTcaggtttttcatttttgcacCCCATAACCAGCTTCCTCAGGCAAGTTTCTTCACTTTCATCTAATTGGAGTTTATTCAATTGCTCTTTTATGATCAATAATGGTCCAATGAACCAATCAAACACCCTGTCCCTTGGCACATTACTCCTAGTCAATTCCACTCCATCACCTGAAAAATTCAATCACATAAGCATGATTGTAACCGTAACATCCTCCACAAAGCTAATGGCAAAAATGAGAGAAGAGGGACATACTAATCACTAAGCCAGTTGAGTCACATTTAGCTGATGCCAGAAGACACCGTAATAAGGACAAAGCAGGTAGTTTTATACCCAACTTTCTACAATTGCCCTTCACAATGCATTCCTCAATGTCCTTGATAGTTATGAGGCCATCATGGAGGAGTATCCTACCATTCACCTCACAGGATTTAAAAAGCCAGTCCCATACCTGTAAAATTGGTAGCATTATTGAGTGTTTATATGTTAgacaaaaatttgaaattatagGTCAAAGAGTCCGGACCTGCATAGGTCTGTATTGTTGGATTGCCCACTTCAATGTTCTTGAGTTTTCTGAAATAAGTTTTTTGCTGGATGAACCTTCTCCTCTGTTCTTCAGTTCATTGTAATGATTGTTTTCAAGCTTTTCCATATCAGGGCTATTGCTCATGTTTCTACGATATCTGGGCCTGGCTGTCAAAAGTATGTCTCAGAATCAAAATCAAGGTGTATGTGTAAAACGAGCAGAATAAAATCCTGGGAGTGAATGAGGAATGTGTTTCTAACGCAAAAAACCTCAGTTTCGCTATCCATTTTGACATTTCAGCAAAATATGACTTATATAAATAGTATTTGCTGCTATTAAATGATGTACCTGGGCATGCAGGATCCTTCCCTCAAGTAGAGTAAATCATTTACATATTCATCAAATAGCGAAACCACAGAAATAATATAGGAAAATCCCATACACAGTGAATCTTCCTGGATTATCATAAATATAAGTTTAGATATAACATGAAGATAGTTGCAACAAAGACATGTACAGCTTGAAGTAATAGAGAAAGGAACTTTTTGCAGACCTGATGCACAACAACTCCACCATAAAGTCCCAGGAAGAAGCTTGCAATGATAGCTCCCACTACAGCTCCCACAACAGCCAAAGGCCATAAAAGGATTGCTAAACCAGCAAACGGAACACACACCGTCTCCAGGAATGGTCCTTCTCTGCCGATTAAATCCTCTAACAGCCTCTTCCATCCTTTGAACAGCATATATGGGCTTTTCCACAGAGTAACAGCTGTAATTAAAGGCACATCAACTAACATGCCAATCAACCCAACCAACAAAAAACCTGGCAATTTTGATAACCTTGCAAGGACAAAATGGAACAAAATCTGAAGAGTCTacttatatttatttactagTATGCAGCAAAGATTAAAAAGGGCAATCTCTTACTTAACATCCATAGGCTTCTCATCCGAGGGCTTTTTTTCGCTTAGCTCATCCATGTAGGAGAAGTATGAGTGGAAGCAGAAATCTGCGAAGTCCTCCACCACTATGCAGCTTCCTTTAATAATGGACAAACAACCATCCTGGCATGCAATGAAGTTTTCcattagattttatttatttatttttagccAAACATGTGAATTGATCAAACCATAGAACATATCATACAAATGACAGACTGGACACAAAAATTTGCAAgctaatctaaaattttatttaaaataccAGGCTATTAATTATAGCCATGCACCAGATTAGTAGACTGAGCCAACATTTCATACACTGTGCAAAAGCTATAGTCAAATAGTGATATATGCTATAAGTGTTATAACTATAGGGATTTATTAAACCACGCAAACAACAATCACAAAATAAACTGTGTTAGAATATCGTTAGACATGCCAGTATAGCTAAATTATCAGACAATTGGTTCCAAGGATCATTCTTGCCTTTCAAGGAGGACATAATTGTCAGAGCAATGGAAGTTTTGTCCAATGAATTATAAAGAGATGGACagttttttcattatttaaactGATTAGAGAACCCCATAGCCCACTCCAATTCCATCTAAGTGAACAAAGCTGCATTGACAAACAATATGTTTCTTTGCATTAGTATAAACTACAGAGGCATTATCTGTAAAGGTATTCTTCAGGCAAGAAAGGAAGGTATAGAACAAGttctaaaataatatatatatatcaattatcaataaaaaaaaaaattcctctTGACTTAGATAACATCAGCAAGAATATCAGTCAGATAGCTCCTTGTAAAAAAATCGAACAGAGATGAAGGAACTCACAGCAAAGCATTGGTAGCACTTGTCAGCTGCATTCTGCCCAACAGCCTCAAAAGTTGTGACAAGGGGAGCACAAAATCCATACCCTATTCCACCTAAAAGGCTTCCAACAACTGCTACGACTGGCCAGAGAACTACTGGTACAACCAATGATACCAAAACCACAATCTTGAGGACCAGGCCCAGCCTCTTTGTTCTAGAATTACAAGTTGGAAAAACAGAAATAAGGACACAACACCATATTCTCTACACCCCGAATTTAAAAGTGACTACAATTGCAAGTATAACAGTACAGGTAGCACAATTCAAATACAAGGGAAGCAAACCTTGCCACACAGAAGTAAGTCCATAGAGAATGTGCAGGCCAAAGCCCAATTACCACTGCTGAATTCCCAGTCACAATAATTCCCATCACAACAGGACAAATGATTGCAGCTGTGGACAGAAT
Protein-coding sequences here:
- the LOC18612522 gene encoding uncharacterized membrane protein At3g27390 isoform X2, whose translation is MEVPVGFLAKLWSFVSFLPFFSLLFLLGLVKAAIICPVVMGIIVTGNSAVVIGLWPAHSLWTYFCVARTKRLGLVLKIVVLVSLVVPVVLWPVVAVVGSLLGGIGYGFCAPLVTTFEAVGQNAADKCYQCFADGCLSIIKGSCIVVEDFADFCFHSYFSYMDELSEKKPSDEKPMDVNCYSVEKPIYAVQRMEEAVRGFNRQRRTIPGDGVCSVCWFSNPFMAFGCCGSCSGSYHCKLLPGTLWWSCCASARPRYRRNMSNSPDMEKLENNHYNELKNRGEGSSSKKLISENSRTLKWAIQQYRPMQVWDWLFKSCEVNGRILLHDGLITIKDIEECIVKGNCRKLGIKLPALSLLRCLLASAKCDSTGLVISDGVELTRSNVPRDRVFDWFIGPLLIIKEQLNKLQLDESEETCLRKLVMGCKNEKPEDWNDFGYPSCDGVRKAQLQAMIRRLQGIVASMSWIPTFHRCIRNLVKLLYIEAIQAGASANHIGGILKARYSGKISSGRGDRKDRYENNAERDRTNENEDVV
- the LOC18612522 gene encoding uncharacterized membrane protein At3g27390 isoform X1, which codes for MEVPVGFLAKLWSFVSFLPFFSLLFLLGLVKAAIICPVVMGIIVTGNSAVVIGLWPAHSLWTYFCVARTKRLGLVLKIVVLVSLVVPVVLWPVVAVVGSLLGGIGYGFCAPLVTTFEAVGQNAADKCYQCFADGCLSIIKGSCIVVEDFADFCFHSYFSYMDELSEKKPSDEKPMDVKLSKLPGFLLVGLIGMLVDVPLITAVTLWKSPYMLFKGWKRLLEDLIGREGPFLETVCVPFAGLAILLWPLAVVGAVVGAIIASFFLGLYGGVVVHQEDSLCMGFSYIISVVSLFDEYVNDLLYLREGSCMPRPRYRRNMSNSPDMEKLENNHYNELKNRGEGSSSKKLISENSRTLKWAIQQYRPMQVWDWLFKSCEVNGRILLHDGLITIKDIEECIVKGNCRKLGIKLPALSLLRCLLASAKCDSTGLVISDGVELTRSNVPRDRVFDWFIGPLLIIKEQLNKLQLDESEETCLRKLVMGCKNEKPEDWNDFGYPSCDGVRKAQLQAMIRRLQGIVASMSWIPTFHRCIRNLVKLLYIEAIQAGASANHIGGILKARYSGKISSGRGDRKDRYENNAERDRTNENEDVV